A window from Canis aureus isolate CA01 chromosome 23, VMU_Caureus_v.1.0, whole genome shotgun sequence encodes these proteins:
- the BDNF gene encoding neurotrophic factor BDNF precursor form isoform X1: MFHQVRRVMTILFLTMVISYFGCMKAAPMKEASVRGQGSLAYPGVRTHGTLESVSGPKAGSRGLTSLADTFEHVIEELLDEDQKVRPNEENNKDADLYTSRVMLSSQVPLEPPLLFLLEEYKNYLDAANMSMRVRRHSDPARRGELSVCDSISEWVTAADKKTAVDMSGGTVTVLEKVPVSKGQLKQYFYETKCNPMGYTKEGCRGIDKRHWNSQCRTTQSYVRALTMDSKKRIGWRFIRIDTSCVCTLTIKRGR, encoded by the coding sequence TTCCACCAGGTGAGAAGAGTGATGACCATCCTTTTCCTTACTATGGTTATTTCATACTTCGGTTGCATGAAGGCTGCCCCCATGAAAGAAGCGAGCGTCCGAGGACAAGGCAGCTTGGCCTACCCAGGTGTGCGGACCCATGGGACTCTGGAGAGCGTGAGTGGGCCCAAGGCGGGTTCCAGAGGCCTGACGTCGTTGGCCGACACTTTTGAACACGTGATAGAAGAGCTGTTGGACGAGGACCAGAAGGTTCGGCCCAATGAAGAGAACAATAAGGACGCGGACTTGTATACCTCCCGGGTGATGCTCAGCAGTCAAGTGCCTTTGGagcctcctcttctctttctgcttgagGAATACAAAAATTACCTGGATGCTGCAAACATGTCGATGAGGGTCCGGCGCCACTCCGACCCCGCCCGCCGCGGGGAGCTGAGCGTGTGCGACAGCATTAGCGAGTGGGTGACAGCGGCAGACAAAAAGACTGCAGTGGACATGTCGGGCGGGACGGTCACCGTCCTCGAAAAAGTCCCTGTGTCGAAAGGCCAACTGAAGCAGTACTTCTACGAGACCAAGTGCAATCCCATGGGTTACACGAAGGAGGGCTGCAGGGGCATAGACAAAAGGCATTGGAACTCCCAGTGCCGAACTACCCAGTCGTACGTGCGGGCCCTTACCATGGATAGCAAAAAGAGAATTGGCTGGCGGTTCATAAGGATAGACACTTCCTGTGTGTGTACACTGACCATTAAGAGGGGAAGATAG
- the BDNF gene encoding neurotrophic factor BDNF precursor form isoform X2 gives MTILFLTMVISYFGCMKAAPMKEASVRGQGSLAYPGVRTHGTLESVSGPKAGSRGLTSLADTFEHVIEELLDEDQKVRPNEENNKDADLYTSRVMLSSQVPLEPPLLFLLEEYKNYLDAANMSMRVRRHSDPARRGELSVCDSISEWVTAADKKTAVDMSGGTVTVLEKVPVSKGQLKQYFYETKCNPMGYTKEGCRGIDKRHWNSQCRTTQSYVRALTMDSKKRIGWRFIRIDTSCVCTLTIKRGR, from the coding sequence ATGACCATCCTTTTCCTTACTATGGTTATTTCATACTTCGGTTGCATGAAGGCTGCCCCCATGAAAGAAGCGAGCGTCCGAGGACAAGGCAGCTTGGCCTACCCAGGTGTGCGGACCCATGGGACTCTGGAGAGCGTGAGTGGGCCCAAGGCGGGTTCCAGAGGCCTGACGTCGTTGGCCGACACTTTTGAACACGTGATAGAAGAGCTGTTGGACGAGGACCAGAAGGTTCGGCCCAATGAAGAGAACAATAAGGACGCGGACTTGTATACCTCCCGGGTGATGCTCAGCAGTCAAGTGCCTTTGGagcctcctcttctctttctgcttgagGAATACAAAAATTACCTGGATGCTGCAAACATGTCGATGAGGGTCCGGCGCCACTCCGACCCCGCCCGCCGCGGGGAGCTGAGCGTGTGCGACAGCATTAGCGAGTGGGTGACAGCGGCAGACAAAAAGACTGCAGTGGACATGTCGGGCGGGACGGTCACCGTCCTCGAAAAAGTCCCTGTGTCGAAAGGCCAACTGAAGCAGTACTTCTACGAGACCAAGTGCAATCCCATGGGTTACACGAAGGAGGGCTGCAGGGGCATAGACAAAAGGCATTGGAACTCCCAGTGCCGAACTACCCAGTCGTACGTGCGGGCCCTTACCATGGATAGCAAAAAGAGAATTGGCTGGCGGTTCATAAGGATAGACACTTCCTGTGTGTGTACACTGACCATTAAGAGGGGAAGATAG